One Niabella beijingensis DNA window includes the following coding sequences:
- a CDS encoding Atu2307/SP_0267 family LLM class monooxygenase yields the protein MELGISMFGDLHFDPATNTVQAPGERLKEIIEEIKLMDEVGLDYFGIGEHHRPDYAVPTPEIVLAAAATVTKRIKLGSAVSVISSSDPVKLYQNFAMVDLLSDGRAELMAGRGSFIESFPLFGYDLRDYDALFEEKLELLLKINKNAVVTWKGKHRAPLQEQMVLPRATNNHLPVWVAVGGTPSSVDRAGRLGLPLMIAIIGGSPAQFQPFFELYKKTYQQYGHPADQYQVGIHVHGFYGEDSAALSEMYYPLYAAQMDRVGRSRGWPPYRRNQFDFGKTKNGALVIGDANEAIDKILYLQELFGLTRFATHMDTGAPMHKDIMKSIEIYGTKIAPKVREALK from the coding sequence ATGGAACTAGGTATCAGCATGTTTGGAGATCTTCACTTCGACCCGGCAACCAATACGGTTCAGGCACCGGGTGAGCGACTGAAAGAGATCATAGAAGAAATAAAATTAATGGATGAAGTGGGGCTGGATTATTTTGGTATCGGTGAGCACCACCGGCCGGATTATGCGGTCCCCACTCCTGAGATCGTATTGGCAGCGGCAGCAACGGTTACCAAAAGAATAAAGCTGGGAAGTGCGGTATCCGTTATCAGCTCATCGGATCCGGTGAAGCTGTACCAGAATTTTGCGATGGTGGACCTCCTTTCTGATGGCCGGGCAGAGCTGATGGCCGGCAGGGGCAGCTTTATCGAATCATTCCCGTTATTCGGTTACGATCTCCGGGATTATGACGCGTTATTTGAAGAAAAGCTGGAATTGTTGCTAAAGATCAATAAAAATGCGGTGGTCACCTGGAAGGGAAAACACCGGGCACCATTACAGGAGCAAATGGTATTGCCGAGAGCCACCAACAATCACCTGCCTGTCTGGGTAGCTGTGGGGGGCACCCCTTCATCGGTGGATCGTGCAGGCCGGCTTGGATTGCCACTGATGATCGCGATCATTGGCGGATCCCCCGCGCAGTTCCAGCCTTTTTTTGAATTGTATAAAAAAACCTATCAACAATATGGTCATCCTGCGGATCAGTACCAGGTGGGCATACATGTGCATGGTTTTTACGGGGAAGACAGCGCTGCTTTAAGCGAGATGTATTACCCGTTGTATGCCGCCCAGATGGACCGGGTGGGGCGCAGCAGGGGATGGCCGCCTTACAGAAGGAACCAGTTTGATTTTGGAAAAACGAAGAATGGGGCACTGGTGATCGGCGATGCCAATGAAGCTATTGATAAGATCTTATACCTGCAGGAGCTATTCGGACTGACCCGCTTTGCCACACATATGGATACCGGGGCGCCCATGCATAAAGATATTATGAAATCCATTGAGATCTACGGAACTAAAATAGCACCAAAGGTCCGTGAGGCACTAAAATAA
- a CDS encoding polysaccharide biosynthesis protein, whose translation MPLHFNIEQFIGAHITYRSQSLFLPDMEAHAKRLQDEIKDKKVLIIGGAGTIGSSFIRALVRYNPGKLIVVDINENGLTELVRDCRSRTDLKLPSDFKTYPVNFSDNAFRKIFEHEGPFDIVANFAAHKHVRSEKDIFSIEAMIDNNVTRAKELLELLSKQPPKHFFCVSTDKAANPVNVMGASKKLMEEVILAYSEQMKITTARFANVAFSNGSLLAGFIERVLKQQPLSCPSDVKRFFVSPDESGQICLCACILGQSGEIFFPKLEESSMVNFSDVVKPFLKEMGFDAKSCASEEEAREATKDIKKGIYPVYFFSSNTSGEKLYEEFYTDEEELDLKTFGSFGIVKNAKRRKIDELDKVIQTLKQVFEDTKAEKKDIIAALNSMIPGFEHIETGINLDQKM comes from the coding sequence ATGCCTCTACACTTCAACATCGAGCAATTTATCGGAGCACATATCACCTACCGCTCTCAAAGCCTTTTCCTCCCCGATATGGAAGCGCATGCGAAAAGACTACAAGACGAAATAAAAGATAAAAAGGTCCTGATCATCGGCGGTGCCGGAACCATAGGGTCTTCATTTATCCGGGCACTCGTGCGTTATAACCCAGGGAAATTGATCGTAGTGGATATTAACGAGAACGGCCTTACCGAACTGGTGCGTGACTGCCGGAGCCGCACGGATCTGAAGTTACCGAGCGACTTCAAAACATATCCGGTAAATTTCAGCGATAATGCTTTCAGAAAGATCTTTGAACACGAAGGGCCTTTTGATATCGTTGCCAATTTTGCAGCGCACAAACATGTACGCTCCGAGAAAGACATCTTCTCCATTGAAGCGATGATCGATAACAACGTAACCCGGGCGAAAGAGCTGCTGGAATTATTATCCAAGCAGCCACCCAAACATTTTTTCTGTGTTTCAACTGATAAAGCAGCAAATCCCGTGAATGTAATGGGTGCCAGCAAAAAACTGATGGAAGAAGTCATTCTGGCGTATTCGGAACAAATGAAGATCACAACTGCCCGGTTTGCCAATGTGGCTTTTTCAAATGGGAGTCTTCTTGCCGGGTTTATCGAGCGGGTATTAAAACAACAGCCGCTCTCCTGCCCTTCCGACGTAAAGCGTTTTTTTGTTTCCCCTGACGAATCAGGGCAGATCTGCTTATGCGCCTGCATCCTTGGGCAATCGGGAGAAATCTTTTTTCCCAAACTGGAGGAATCCAGTATGGTGAATTTCTCCGATGTTGTAAAACCCTTTCTGAAGGAAATGGGATTTGATGCAAAAAGCTGTGCTTCAGAAGAAGAAGCCAGAGAAGCGACAAAAGACATCAAAAAGGGAATTTATCCTGTTTATTTTTTCTCCAGCAACACCAGCGGAGAAAAATTGTACGAGGAATTTTACACGGATGAAGAAGAGCTAGACTTAAAAACTTTCGGATCCTTTGGCATTGTCAAAAATGCAAAAAGAAGGAAAATAGATGAACTTGATAAAGTCATTCAAACACTAAAACAGGTGTTTGAAGATACAAAAGCTGAAAAGAAAGACATTATAGCAGCATTGAATTCGATGATACCAGGGTTTGAACATATTGAAACAGGTATAAATCTCGATCAAAAAATGTAA
- a CDS encoding GlxA family transcriptional regulator has translation MKRICIYVPINGVIEAVTPAARIFQTANEFLIANGYPAKFQVELVGLKKTIPLSNGLYAVTTDRLLKDVTEADLLIIPALIHGDMSKAVASNEPALPLITAIHARGTEVASLCLGAFLLAATGILDNKKCSTHWAYYHEFMQLYPQVEITDGTVITDEAGVYSSGGANSIWNLLLYLVEKYTNRETAILLAKYFAIDIDRNSQNAFSIFKGQKDHNDEGIIKAQEFIEKNIAERISIDQLAALIAVSRRSFERRFKQATNNTVLEYIQRVRIEAAKRKFESKRLNINEVMYDVGYTDTKAFRDVFKKVTGLTPIEYRNKYYKANLEMPSASYAFSA, from the coding sequence ATGAAAAGGATCTGTATTTATGTCCCTATCAATGGTGTTATAGAAGCCGTAACACCTGCCGCAAGGATTTTTCAGACAGCCAATGAATTCCTGATCGCCAATGGTTACCCCGCGAAGTTCCAGGTAGAGCTGGTGGGATTGAAAAAAACGATCCCCCTTTCCAACGGATTATATGCCGTCACTACAGACCGCTTACTGAAGGATGTGACGGAAGCCGACCTCCTGATCATTCCCGCGCTGATTCACGGCGATATGAGCAAGGCCGTTGCTTCCAATGAACCGGCATTGCCGCTTATAACAGCCATTCATGCCCGGGGAACAGAAGTAGCATCACTTTGCCTGGGCGCCTTCCTGCTGGCAGCTACCGGTATACTGGATAACAAAAAATGCTCCACCCACTGGGCCTATTACCACGAGTTCATGCAGCTCTATCCGCAGGTGGAAATAACCGATGGGACGGTGATCACCGACGAAGCCGGAGTTTATTCCAGCGGTGGCGCCAACTCTATATGGAATCTCCTGCTCTACCTGGTGGAAAAATACACCAACCGGGAAACAGCCATCCTTCTTGCCAAATATTTTGCCATTGATATTGACCGGAACAGCCAGAATGCCTTTTCGATCTTTAAGGGGCAAAAAGATCATAATGATGAAGGCATCATAAAGGCACAGGAATTTATCGAAAAGAACATTGCTGAACGCATCAGCATCGATCAGCTGGCCGCATTGATCGCTGTAAGCCGGAGAAGCTTTGAACGCCGCTTCAAACAGGCAACCAACAATACGGTGCTGGAATACATCCAACGGGTGCGTATTGAAGCCGCCAAACGGAAGTTTGAATCCAAACGCCTGAACATAAACGAGGTGATGTATGATGTAGGCTATACGGATACCAAGGCTTTCAGGGATGTGTTTAAAAAAGTGACCGGACTCACCCCAATTGAATACCGGAATAAATATTACAAAGCCAATCTTGAAATGCCCTCCGCCAGCTATGCCTTTTCGGCGTAG
- a CDS encoding NAD-dependent epimerase/dehydratase family protein, with the protein MKTVLITGASGFVGQNLIAFLQEEGNEIFPLSLRTNDWQQNLPDQYDAIIHLAGKAHDTSNTTDERTYVAVNRDLTIKLFLQFLQSGCRDFYYFSSVKAVADTVDEILTEEVAAHPKTPYGKSKQEAEKYLLSQTLPPGKRLFIIRPCMIHGPGNKGNLNLLYKLAKKGLPWPLAAFENKRSFLSIDNLCYLMAQMLNNPEVRSGIYNFADDIPLSTNELITLIAKLEGKRPRLWAISSGFVSRLAKIGDTLRFLPLNSERLKKLTESYIVSNQKIKKELNIEQLPTTSEEGLKKTIQSFQNI; encoded by the coding sequence ATGAAAACAGTATTAATCACCGGAGCTTCCGGCTTTGTGGGTCAAAATTTAATAGCCTTTCTTCAGGAAGAAGGAAATGAAATATTTCCATTATCACTCCGAACTAATGATTGGCAGCAAAACCTCCCCGATCAATACGATGCTATTATTCACTTAGCAGGCAAAGCGCACGATACTTCCAACACAACAGACGAGCGTACATATGTTGCCGTAAACCGGGACCTTACCATTAAATTATTCCTCCAATTTTTGCAATCCGGTTGTCGTGATTTCTATTATTTCAGCTCAGTAAAAGCTGTTGCTGACACAGTGGACGAGATTTTAACAGAAGAAGTAGCTGCACATCCAAAGACACCCTATGGAAAATCAAAACAGGAGGCAGAAAAATATTTATTGTCACAAACGTTACCTCCCGGAAAACGACTTTTTATAATCCGCCCCTGCATGATTCACGGCCCCGGCAACAAAGGCAATCTCAACCTTCTCTATAAACTTGCAAAAAAAGGGTTGCCCTGGCCGCTGGCGGCGTTTGAAAACAAAAGATCATTTTTGAGTATTGACAACCTGTGTTATTTGATGGCACAAATGCTCAATAACCCTGAAGTCCGGTCAGGGATCTATAATTTCGCAGATGATATACCTTTGTCAACAAATGAACTGATCACATTAATTGCTAAGCTGGAAGGGAAGCGACCCCGGCTTTGGGCAATTTCCTCTGGCTTTGTAAGCCGTCTAGCCAAAATTGGCGATACACTTAGGTTTTTACCGTTGAACTCGGAGCGTTTAAAAAAACTGACAGAAAGCTACATCGTGTCTAATCAGAAAATAAAAAAAGAACTAAACATAGAGCAGCTTCCGACTACATCGGAGGAAGGTCTCAAAAAAACAATCCAAAGTTTTCAAAACATTTAA
- a CDS encoding alginate lyase family protein codes for MLRKLKLLLNTTKYLKAVQLQYQILYRLKKAAPLNTYNSRYRIDQLVIPFFSLPPFQPQMVNETGTNFCFLNIIEQFDTEIDWALQKHGALWNYNLQYANYLLQENLSIKTKKALWNSLHEWLYSGRLPLEPYPASLRIINAIRFLSANGDKDEKMLSDIHAELDFLSKRLEFHLLANHLLENYFALLMGGTLFSEKTWIIKAEKGLQKQLAEQVLVDGGHFELSPMYHQIILFRVLELSDWYSNWEGRKPDFGSFVKNIAEKMLAWLKQMSFQNGDIPHFNDSTIGIAQSTSWLIEYGKLLNIQPPNQWKLKDSGYRAFNHDNYECRVDVAPIGASYQPGHAHSDALSFILYKNGEPFFVEQGTSTYQIGERRNHERSTQSHNTVVINNNNQSQVWGGFRVAERAKIQIESETNYSITASHNGYQRWGIIHYRHFEFYPDKIIIKDKVTGPAESAVAYFHLHPSISLQAVTLQSILEFQHVDNIVYETYKMAEGYNHYKEGTRLKVHFKSQLTTVIHIKNI; via the coding sequence ATGCTTCGTAAATTAAAATTACTTCTGAACACAACTAAATATCTGAAGGCAGTACAACTGCAATATCAGATCTTGTATCGTTTGAAGAAAGCAGCTCCTCTAAACACCTACAACAGTCGATACAGGATTGACCAACTGGTCATCCCTTTCTTCTCCTTACCTCCCTTCCAGCCTCAAATGGTTAATGAAACAGGAACCAATTTTTGCTTTCTGAATATAATCGAACAATTTGATACCGAGATTGATTGGGCATTGCAGAAACATGGGGCCCTATGGAATTACAACCTGCAATATGCTAACTATTTACTACAGGAGAACCTCTCTATTAAAACAAAAAAGGCCCTTTGGAATTCACTTCATGAATGGCTCTATTCAGGCAGACTGCCATTAGAGCCGTACCCAGCATCACTCCGCATTATAAACGCAATTCGTTTCCTTTCTGCAAACGGTGACAAAGACGAGAAGATGCTTTCCGATATCCACGCTGAACTGGACTTTCTTAGTAAGCGGCTTGAGTTTCATTTATTAGCCAATCACTTGTTAGAGAATTATTTTGCACTCCTTATGGGAGGAACATTATTTTCAGAAAAAACTTGGATAATCAAAGCCGAAAAAGGATTGCAAAAACAATTGGCGGAACAAGTGCTCGTAGATGGGGGACATTTTGAGTTAAGTCCAATGTATCATCAGATCATTTTATTCCGCGTATTAGAACTTTCTGACTGGTATTCCAATTGGGAAGGTCGAAAGCCTGACTTTGGCTCTTTTGTAAAAAATATTGCAGAGAAAATGCTGGCGTGGCTGAAGCAAATGTCTTTTCAAAATGGTGATATACCACATTTTAACGATAGCACCATTGGTATTGCCCAATCAACCTCTTGGCTTATTGAATATGGAAAATTATTAAATATTCAACCGCCAAACCAATGGAAATTAAAAGACTCAGGATATCGCGCATTTAATCATGATAATTATGAATGTCGTGTAGATGTGGCACCTATCGGCGCCTCCTATCAACCAGGCCATGCACATTCCGATGCCCTTTCATTCATTTTATATAAAAATGGAGAGCCTTTCTTTGTGGAACAAGGCACTTCGACCTACCAAATCGGTGAACGAAGAAATCATGAAAGAAGTACACAAAGCCATAATACTGTAGTAATAAATAATAACAACCAATCGCAGGTTTGGGGAGGGTTCAGAGTCGCTGAAAGAGCAAAGATTCAAATTGAATCAGAAACAAATTATAGTATAACAGCCTCCCACAATGGCTATCAAAGATGGGGAATTATCCACTATCGTCATTTTGAGTTTTATCCTGATAAAATTATTATTAAAGATAAAGTCACTGGCCCTGCGGAATCAGCTGTCGCCTACTTTCATTTGCATCCTTCCATTTCACTTCAAGCCGTAACTTTACAAAGCATCCTAGAGTTTCAACATGTTGATAATATTGTTTACGAAACATATAAGATGGCAGAAGGATATAATCACTATAAAGAAGGAACAAGATTAAAAGTGCATTTCAAAAGCCAGTTGACGACAGTTATTCATATTAAAAATATATGA
- a CDS encoding DUF5715 family protein, which translates to MKAGLFYTLLLCWGIIAYNPVFAQSARYKAHLNVARQHGVPLLKSSAQVKNYVSKKKLTRVSSGKGYRVQKLNYSSPYLTPRAKTVLNQIARSFNAQTRSSFTITSLTRTLHSQSRLRRVNGNATSGVSSHNYGSSFDISYIRFNGRKGPNKRLERALHTILANYQARGKILFIKEYYVSCFHVTVR; encoded by the coding sequence ATGAAGGCAGGTCTATTTTACACATTGTTGCTATGTTGGGGGATTATTGCTTACAATCCGGTTTTTGCGCAGAGCGCCCGCTATAAAGCGCACCTGAACGTAGCCCGCCAGCATGGTGTGCCATTGCTGAAAAGCAGCGCCCAGGTAAAAAATTATGTAAGCAAAAAAAAACTGACCCGGGTCAGCTCCGGAAAAGGCTACCGGGTTCAAAAACTCAATTACAGCAGCCCCTACCTCACCCCAAGGGCCAAGACCGTCCTTAACCAGATCGCACGTTCTTTTAATGCACAGACCAGGAGCAGTTTTACGATCACCTCACTGACAAGAACACTGCATTCGCAAAGCCGGCTGCGACGGGTGAACGGGAATGCCACCTCGGGAGTCAGCTCTCATAATTACGGTAGTTCCTTTGATATTTCCTATATCCGCTTCAACGGCCGCAAAGGGCCTAATAAGCGGCTGGAACGGGCGCTGCACACCATACTGGCCAATTACCAGGCACGCGGAAAGATCCTGTTTATAAAGGAATATTATGTGAGCTGCTTTCACGTTACAGTCCGGTAA
- a CDS encoding phosphatase PAP2 family protein, which produces MIFLPQKTSAFITFLFLLPGIAATQTPDSISRQGDQAIRKHIFYPKRVTGRSYILPAALISYGTVATIVKVNKKEAFTVSPGSAGKETSPFLVPENYTALAPAAAVLGLQAFGVKGAHKPGEQALLYALSAGLSSAIVYPLKNNTRVLRPDKSNDHSFPSGHSSLAFASAEFLRREYGQRSVWYTVAGYTAATATAVLRVAKDKHWLADVSTGAGIGIASTTTVYWIYDKIINKRRSENSATLLFAPAVSNGYYGVYVVKRL; this is translated from the coding sequence TTGATCTTTCTTCCCCAAAAGACCAGTGCCTTTATCACCTTCCTGTTCCTGCTACCGGGTATCGCGGCAACGCAAACTCCTGACAGCATCAGCCGGCAGGGAGATCAGGCTATCAGAAAGCATATTTTTTATCCCAAACGCGTTACCGGCCGTTCTTATATTCTGCCTGCAGCCCTTATAAGTTATGGCACTGTTGCCACCATTGTAAAGGTTAATAAAAAAGAAGCGTTCACTGTTTCACCAGGCAGCGCGGGCAAAGAAACCAGTCCCTTCCTGGTACCCGAGAATTATACGGCACTCGCCCCTGCTGCCGCAGTATTGGGGTTGCAGGCATTCGGCGTAAAGGGAGCACATAAGCCCGGGGAACAGGCATTACTTTATGCGTTATCGGCCGGTCTGTCTTCTGCAATCGTCTATCCGCTGAAAAACAACACCCGGGTATTGCGCCCGGATAAAAGTAATGATCACTCCTTCCCCTCCGGACATAGTTCCCTGGCCTTTGCATCCGCGGAATTTTTGCGGCGGGAATATGGTCAGCGCTCCGTCTGGTATACGGTTGCCGGTTACACTGCCGCAACGGCTACAGCTGTATTACGCGTGGCAAAAGACAAGCATTGGCTGGCAGATGTAAGCACCGGCGCGGGCATCGGCATTGCATCGACCACTACGGTATACTGGATCTATGATAAAATAATCAATAAGCGCCGGTCTGAAAATAGCGCCACACTGCTTTTTGCTCCGGCAGTTTCGAACGGTTACTATGGTGTATACGTGGTGAAACGGCTTTGA
- a CDS encoding VOC family protein gives MIRIKSYLTFNGNCREAMIFYKKCLGGELHFQTLGESVGAELLPKALETYILQASLRSPHAEIIATDLVPEEGLYQGNNVALMLECRSLNELMQVYQRLGKGGTATQRVIPTASGSYYASLTDRFGIRWMLNFTPEGVTGL, from the coding sequence GTGATCCGGATAAAATCATATTTAACATTTAACGGAAATTGCCGGGAGGCAATGATTTTTTATAAAAAATGCCTGGGAGGAGAACTGCATTTTCAGACATTGGGTGAATCGGTGGGGGCCGAGCTCTTACCCAAAGCGCTGGAAACATATATCCTGCAGGCTTCGCTGCGTTCTCCGCATGCAGAGATCATAGCAACCGACCTGGTGCCGGAAGAAGGACTATACCAGGGAAATAATGTTGCATTAATGCTCGAATGCAGAAGTCTGAATGAATTAATGCAGGTCTATCAACGGCTGGGTAAAGGCGGAACGGCTACCCAGCGGGTGATTCCGACGGCATCCGGAAGTTATTATGCCTCGCTGACCGACCGGTTTGGCATCCGGTGGATGCTGAATTTCACACCGGAAGGTGTTACCGGACTGTAA
- a CDS encoding sugar transferase, translating into MYPFFKRLFDLLVSLIVFLIILPFMIPIVIILLLTGEHYVFYLQKRIGYKNRYFNIIKFATMLKNSPNMGTGLITVRNDPRLLPIGGFLRMTKINELPQILNVLKGDMSIVGPRPLVDKTFNAYPEDIRKHVYDSVPGITGIGSIIFRDEEQLLTNTKMDRVEYYNRVIAPYKGELEMWYNKHKSLRVDFWIIFLTAWSIISPNTKLPHKVFKNLPERTFADIQ; encoded by the coding sequence ATGTACCCTTTTTTCAAGCGTCTTTTTGATCTCCTTGTGTCACTGATAGTGTTCCTCATTATATTGCCTTTCATGATCCCGATTGTGATCATTCTGCTGCTGACAGGGGAACACTATGTTTTTTACCTGCAAAAACGGATCGGCTACAAGAATCGCTATTTTAATATTATAAAGTTTGCGACAATGCTGAAAAACAGTCCGAATATGGGTACCGGTCTCATCACTGTACGCAATGATCCCCGGTTGCTTCCTATCGGAGGCTTTTTAAGAATGACAAAAATCAATGAACTTCCACAGATATTAAATGTGCTGAAAGGAGACATGAGCATTGTGGGCCCGCGCCCGCTTGTCGATAAAACATTTAATGCTTATCCTGAAGATATCAGGAAGCATGTATATGATTCTGTTCCGGGAATCACTGGGATCGGATCGATCATTTTCAGGGATGAAGAACAACTACTCACTAATACCAAAATGGACCGGGTTGAATATTACAATAGAGTAATTGCGCCGTATAAAGGGGAACTGGAGATGTGGTACAACAAACATAAAAGTCTCCGGGTTGATTTCTGGATCATTTTCCTCACAGCCTGGTCAATCATCAGTCCGAATACGAAACTTCCACATAAAGTATTCAAAAATCTTCCGGAAAGAACTTTTGCGGATATTCAGTAA
- a CDS encoding glycosyltransferase family 4 protein, whose amino-acid sequence MTKKKILYLTFYFEPDLCAGSFRNSPLIKELARQAKNEASIEVFTTLPNRYSSFQSEAPHFEEFENYQVHRISIPKHKSGMQDQINSFKTYFNAVKRQTRGKKYDLVVASSSRLFTAYLGYSIAKKKHIPLYLDIRDIFTDTMEDVLKKSILKPGILLTLRLIEQKVFSYAAHINLISEGFAPYFKKFKKPNYSFYPNGIDQEFLNIPPSVPSENPVKRIVYAGNIGEGQGLHKIIPQAAKKLGNTYQFLIVGDGGAKDKFIGEMERLKINNVKIIPPQNRSDLLSIYNKADFLFIHLNDYDAFKKVLPSKIFELGAYDKPIIAGVAGHAYDFIEKNISNKILFPPGDSEAMVDQLNLYIYKLEERISFKEKFQREAINKEMSKSILGYL is encoded by the coding sequence ATGACAAAGAAAAAGATACTCTATCTAACTTTTTATTTTGAACCGGATCTTTGTGCAGGCTCCTTCCGCAATAGCCCCTTGATAAAAGAGCTCGCAAGACAGGCGAAAAACGAGGCATCTATTGAAGTATTTACAACGCTCCCTAACCGATATAGCTCCTTCCAGTCAGAAGCGCCTCATTTTGAAGAATTTGAGAATTATCAGGTACACCGGATTTCAATTCCAAAGCATAAAAGCGGAATGCAGGATCAAATCAACTCCTTTAAAACATATTTTAATGCGGTGAAAAGACAAACCCGTGGTAAAAAATACGATTTGGTGGTGGCATCTTCGTCTCGGTTGTTTACAGCTTATCTGGGCTATTCCATTGCAAAGAAAAAACATATCCCGCTCTATCTGGACATTCGGGATATTTTTACCGACACTATGGAAGATGTTCTAAAAAAATCAATACTAAAACCAGGTATATTATTGACTCTTAGGCTCATAGAGCAAAAAGTGTTTAGCTATGCGGCCCACATCAATTTGATATCAGAAGGATTTGCACCCTATTTTAAAAAATTTAAAAAGCCTAATTACTCCTTCTATCCTAATGGTATTGATCAAGAGTTCTTAAACATTCCTCCAAGTGTTCCATCTGAAAATCCTGTTAAAAGAATTGTATATGCCGGTAACATTGGAGAAGGTCAGGGATTACATAAAATCATACCTCAAGCAGCAAAAAAATTGGGGAATACATATCAGTTTTTAATTGTTGGTGATGGAGGAGCAAAAGATAAGTTCATAGGTGAAATGGAAAGATTAAAAATAAATAATGTAAAAATTATTCCCCCTCAAAACCGAAGCGATTTGTTAAGTATCTATAACAAAGCAGACTTCTTGTTTATCCATTTGAATGACTATGATGCATTTAAAAAGGTACTTCCTTCCAAAATTTTCGAACTAGGCGCATATGACAAGCCCATTATCGCAGGAGTTGCCGGCCACGCGTATGATTTTATTGAAAAAAACATTTCCAATAAAATACTTTTCCCCCCAGGCGATTCGGAAGCGATGGTAGACCAATTAAATCTTTATATATATAAACTGGAAGAGAGAATTTCCTTCAAAGAAAAATTTCAGAGAGAAGCCATAAATAAAGAGATGTCTAAATCTATATTGGGGTATTTATGA